The following are encoded in a window of Rubellicoccus peritrichatus genomic DNA:
- a CDS encoding serine O-acetyltransferase: MTFKDYKFLVLSDLYRITDNLGIGSLFKHLIYGESFRYNFWMRTCKFSHGKRLLKYTLHPIARLIYSHYTYKMGISIPFTTDIGSGFYIGHFGGIVVNWRSTIGKNCNISHGVTLGQANRGRNKGYPIVGDDVYIGPGAKIIGAVKVGNNVAIGANCVVTKDIPDNSVVVGIPGKVISQEGSEGYVERTDYTDKIR, translated from the coding sequence GTGACCTTCAAAGATTACAAGTTTCTCGTTTTGTCAGATCTATACCGGATTACAGACAATCTTGGAATTGGCAGCCTTTTCAAGCATCTGATTTACGGTGAATCCTTCAGGTATAACTTTTGGATGCGCACCTGTAAATTCAGTCATGGCAAGCGGTTACTTAAATACACTCTCCATCCGATCGCGCGCTTAATCTACTCTCACTACACCTACAAGATGGGGATCTCTATTCCGTTCACTACTGATATTGGAAGCGGTTTCTACATCGGACATTTCGGTGGAATTGTCGTGAACTGGAGAAGTACTATTGGCAAGAATTGCAATATCTCTCATGGAGTTACTTTGGGACAAGCAAACCGAGGTAGAAATAAAGGCTATCCTATCGTGGGTGATGACGTATACATAGGACCCGGTGCAAAAATTATCGGTGCGGTAAAAGTTGGAAACAATGTAGCCATTGGTGCCAACTGTGTCGTGACTAAAGACATTCCGGACAATTCTGTTGTCGTGGGGATCCCCGGGAAAGTCATTTCTCAAGAGGGATCTGAAGGCTATGTCGAACGAACGGATTACACTGATAAAATTCGATGA
- a CDS encoding O-antigen ligase family protein, with product MRTRSFFFGIFGDPNDTALFLVSSLPLIWALFCNQARKKYWIGILLCLFVFLATLSTESRSGQMAIIFMAGGYILLRFPVSKLWSIVPIAFLGLVLSPYLMVKIGWTDDSAMDRFNYWGQANYAFKSSPVFGVGYGMVTDYTYLDASAHNSFVTAYAELGIIGYTAWLALIMFALYSMLRISKMEPDSPEDIEIKAIATGLFASLIATCASGFFITRTYYMPLFITLAICAALYGYVASRLGWAQMNDYCGWKPRSAGVAISASITSIIFIYIFIIILNKIA from the coding sequence ATGCGCACCCGTTCTTTTTTCTTTGGAATATTCGGTGACCCCAATGATACCGCACTATTCCTTGTCTCTTCCCTTCCACTGATATGGGCACTTTTTTGCAATCAAGCACGAAAAAAGTACTGGATCGGTATCCTACTGTGCCTTTTCGTTTTTCTGGCGACACTATCCACTGAGTCTCGTAGTGGCCAAATGGCGATCATCTTCATGGCCGGAGGTTATATACTGCTTAGATTCCCAGTAAGTAAACTATGGAGTATCGTGCCTATAGCATTCCTCGGCTTGGTTCTTTCTCCATATCTCATGGTAAAAATCGGTTGGACTGATGACTCTGCCATGGACCGATTCAATTACTGGGGACAAGCGAATTATGCCTTCAAGTCATCTCCCGTATTCGGAGTTGGTTATGGTATGGTCACAGACTACACATACCTGGACGCATCAGCCCACAACTCGTTTGTCACTGCCTATGCGGAACTCGGTATCATCGGCTATACGGCCTGGCTGGCATTAATTATGTTCGCTCTCTACAGTATGCTTCGGATAAGTAAGATGGAGCCAGACAGCCCGGAAGACATAGAAATAAAAGCTATTGCAACTGGCTTGTTTGCGTCATTGATAGCAACCTGCGCATCAGGATTTTTCATAACAAGGACATACTATATGCCTTTATTCATAACCCTTGCAATCTGCGCAGCACTTTATGGATATGTCGCCTCAAGATTGGGTTGGGCTCAAATGAATGATTACTGCGGTTGGAAACCCAGGAGTGCAGGAGTCGCAATTAGTGCATCAATTACATCCATTATTTTCATCTACATTTTTATTATTATACTCAACAAGATCGCCTAA
- the hprK gene encoding HPr(Ser) kinase/phosphatase, which yields MPSEKARVVESVPVRDFFELYGAPLQLELVAGEKGLNKVIREKSINRPALALTGYYKYFANKRIQLCGAGEMGYLRDLKENQQRKVLEGIVKSHIPCLIISRNLAPPKVMKDVAEEFRVPMFRTPQKSKDFIAEATVLLEHQFAPQTTLHGTLLDVKGIGVLLRGKSGVGKSECALALIERGHSLVADDITYCKRVADIEIEGTSADLNRGYMECRGIGIINIAEMFGIRSVRLEKRIDLVVTFLEWEPGMIEERTGLEENFYRILDIDIPHVEIPVRPGRDMARLTEVAALVQALKTIGHDSANEFNERLIASMAQ from the coding sequence ATGCCTTCTGAAAAAGCCCGAGTTGTTGAAAGCGTTCCAGTAAGAGATTTCTTTGAGCTCTATGGTGCTCCCCTCCAATTAGAATTGGTCGCAGGCGAAAAAGGCCTGAACAAAGTCATTCGTGAGAAAAGCATAAACCGCCCAGCATTGGCTTTAACCGGATACTATAAGTATTTTGCGAACAAGCGGATTCAACTCTGCGGCGCAGGGGAAATGGGTTACCTGAGGGATCTTAAGGAGAACCAACAACGCAAGGTGCTTGAAGGCATCGTCAAAAGCCATATCCCCTGTCTCATCATTTCCAGAAATCTCGCCCCCCCCAAGGTGATGAAAGATGTAGCGGAAGAGTTTCGGGTTCCGATGTTCCGTACACCTCAGAAATCGAAGGACTTCATTGCTGAAGCTACAGTTTTACTCGAACATCAATTCGCTCCTCAAACAACGTTACACGGCACCTTACTTGATGTGAAAGGCATAGGTGTTCTCCTACGAGGAAAAAGCGGCGTTGGAAAAAGTGAATGCGCACTGGCGTTGATTGAACGCGGCCATAGCTTAGTGGCTGACGATATCACCTATTGTAAACGCGTTGCCGATATCGAAATTGAAGGAACCTCTGCTGATTTAAATCGTGGTTACATGGAATGTCGCGGGATCGGCATCATCAACATAGCGGAAATGTTCGGCATTCGTTCGGTACGTCTTGAAAAGAGAATCGATCTTGTCGTCACTTTCCTCGAATGGGAACCTGGTATGATAGAAGAGAGAACCGGATTGGAAGAAAACTTTTACCGCATACTGGATATTGACATTCCACATGTAGAGATTCCTGTTCGTCCCGGCCGGGATATGGCCCGCTTGACCGAGGTAGCTGCCTTAGTTCAAGCCTTGAAAACAATCGGCCATGATTCAGCAAATGAATTTAATGAGCGTCTCATTGCATCAATGGCTCAATGA
- a CDS encoding glycosyltransferase, with product MRLVLLSNLYPNPEEPFRATYNRRLIKAIAKQIGKASISVIGTIYWCPLVDSLLRKRKKPPKKTQLDGISVSHPRMFYTPGFLIHKHHFFYRFALRRTLQKISKTSGNPPHIIIAFVYPDAVAMAPICRELGLSYSVMVLGSDFRVRLKQPRFRSMVMNCLEEASTIFCPGKALKHDMVAKGISPDKIIPFDNGVEHEIFQFRNKTTESAKLVHEELELGEAPVLNILFVGNLLDVKAPQRLIRAFKFLLQSKQPDQITDNSKSSIHLNIVGDGPLRPNLMKLTTDLGIAEQVTFHGRKTPECIAEMMQSANCLCLCSRSEGMPNVVVEALACGCPVVATSVGEVPYLIEEGINGYLVEIHNLSEEAITDDLTHKLDQALIKPWDRELISSRMTNYSWETAATKILDAVGN from the coding sequence ATGCGGCTTGTCTTACTATCCAATTTATATCCAAATCCTGAAGAACCCTTTCGTGCGACTTACAATCGACGTTTGATTAAGGCAATTGCTAAGCAAATTGGGAAGGCATCGATATCTGTCATTGGGACGATCTACTGGTGCCCTCTGGTTGATTCATTGTTGAGAAAACGGAAGAAGCCTCCAAAGAAAACGCAATTGGACGGAATCAGCGTATCACATCCACGAATGTTTTATACTCCGGGATTTTTGATTCATAAACACCACTTCTTTTATCGTTTTGCGCTGAGACGTACTCTACAAAAAATCAGTAAAACAAGTGGTAATCCACCACACATCATTATCGCTTTTGTCTATCCGGATGCCGTTGCCATGGCGCCTATATGCCGGGAATTAGGACTAAGCTACTCGGTAATGGTCCTAGGCAGTGATTTTCGCGTCAGACTAAAACAGCCCCGATTCCGTAGCATGGTAATGAATTGCCTTGAGGAGGCATCGACAATTTTTTGCCCAGGGAAGGCATTGAAACATGACATGGTGGCAAAAGGAATCAGTCCGGATAAAATCATTCCTTTCGATAATGGCGTGGAGCATGAAATTTTCCAGTTTAGAAACAAAACAACAGAGAGCGCTAAGCTGGTCCATGAAGAGCTGGAGTTAGGCGAAGCGCCTGTTCTCAATATCCTATTCGTTGGTAACCTGCTTGATGTTAAGGCACCTCAACGCCTGATAAGAGCATTCAAATTCTTACTTCAATCGAAACAGCCCGACCAAATCACAGACAACTCAAAAAGTAGTATTCACTTGAATATCGTCGGCGATGGCCCTTTGCGTCCGAACCTAATGAAGCTGACAACAGACCTCGGCATAGCCGAGCAAGTCACTTTTCATGGTCGCAAAACACCTGAGTGTATCGCAGAAATGATGCAATCTGCAAATTGTCTATGTCTATGCAGTCGTTCAGAAGGTATGCCCAACGTAGTTGTCGAAGCCTTGGCATGCGGCTGTCCTGTAGTAGCAACAAGTGTCGGCGAAGTTCCCTATCTGATTGAAGAAGGCATTAATGGGTATTTGGTCGAAATTCATAATTTAAGTGAAGAGGCCATCACCGATGATCTGACTCACAAACTCGATCAGGCACTGATCAAGCCATGGGATCGCGAACTCATATCTTCTAGAATGACAAATTATAGCTGGGAAACAGCCGCGACCAAGATTTTGGACGCTGTAGGTAACTAA